The following coding sequences lie in one Spirosoma sp. KUDC1026 genomic window:
- a CDS encoding heme-copper oxidase subunit III, with product MGNFMTKRREPFRFMVWLGITSSIMLFTILLVTYIIRRTGPGWTDVKLPNVFLLSTMAIMLSSYTLNNANKAFRHERFNSYRMGMASTLLLGILFIVLQAWGWRQMFLAGVGLSGNPSGGFVYVISGIHLLHILVGLILLSIVLAEAMRRRPYIDSFVYSVNPPNQLKLRLISLYWHFVDILWLALFVFLLAHHGLDFRLSL from the coding sequence ATGGGCAATTTTATGACGAAACGGCGCGAGCCGTTCCGCTTTATGGTTTGGTTGGGGATTACGAGCAGCATTATGCTGTTTACTATTCTGCTGGTGACATACATTATCCGCAGAACAGGACCCGGCTGGACCGATGTTAAATTGCCGAATGTTTTTCTGCTGAGTACTATGGCTATTATGTTGAGCAGTTATACGCTTAACAATGCTAATAAAGCGTTCCGCCATGAGCGTTTTAACAGCTACCGGATGGGGATGGCGTCGACATTACTGCTCGGTATTTTATTTATCGTTCTGCAGGCCTGGGGGTGGCGACAAATGTTCTTGGCGGGAGTAGGTTTATCCGGTAATCCGTCTGGAGGGTTCGTGTACGTTATCTCCGGTATCCATCTGCTTCATATTCTGGTAGGGCTCATCCTGCTTTCTATTGTGCTGGCCGAAGCCATGCGTCGTCGACCGTATATCGATTCATTCGTGTACAGCGTCAACCCGCCCAATCAGCTAAAACTACGTCTGATATCCCTCTACTGGCATTTTGTGGATATTCTCTGGCTGGCCCTGTTTGTCTTCTTACTGGCTCACCACGGCCTCGATTTTCGACTATCCCTCTAA
- a CDS encoding ATP-binding cassette domain-containing protein, giving the protein MADQNEFVSLTEATVRKSGQIILRDITFALRAGECWAVTGNVGSGKTTLLEAIAGKTPVPPGSVVRHQLLPFVSFKEESYQFSYSGYFYQQRYQATLNDDALTLREFLAIGDSHEADELLARLDLLPILERSFLKLSNGQTRKARIAKSLKQRPSGLLIDNPFVGLDPNARQDLAVWFNSLVEHGLTLMLVVEEDHIPACVTHVLKMEAGKICWAGPKADFRVTEVDRAMLPAPPKLQTPAPAIDFDEAFRLVNVTVRYGEQLILNKINWTVRAGERWALIGQNGAGKSVLLSLLYGDHPQAYANEIYIFGHRRGRPGESIWDVKRRIGFLSPELHLYFPQHLTARQVSLTGLTDTLNVPVRISPQHEADVQALLEYFGLLALSARMFGTLSAGEQRLILLVRALLKNSPLLLLDEPFQVLDATKAELARRLLDDLPEKTVLFITHDQNELPASVDRLYRLTPNS; this is encoded by the coding sequence ATGGCTGATCAGAACGAATTCGTTTCATTAACAGAGGCTACTGTCCGCAAGAGTGGGCAGATAATTTTACGCGATATTACGTTCGCGCTGCGCGCAGGCGAGTGCTGGGCGGTAACGGGAAATGTTGGCAGCGGCAAAACGACACTGCTGGAAGCCATTGCCGGAAAAACACCCGTGCCACCGGGCTCGGTAGTACGGCATCAGTTGCTTCCTTTTGTTTCGTTCAAAGAAGAATCCTACCAGTTTTCATACAGTGGGTATTTTTATCAACAGCGTTATCAGGCAACCCTAAACGATGATGCCCTGACGTTACGGGAGTTTCTGGCTATCGGCGATAGTCACGAGGCTGACGAGTTGCTGGCCCGACTGGACCTGTTACCCATTCTGGAACGCTCCTTTCTGAAACTTTCCAACGGGCAGACCCGAAAAGCTCGTATTGCGAAGAGTCTGAAACAACGGCCAAGTGGCTTATTGATCGATAATCCGTTTGTGGGCCTGGACCCCAATGCCCGTCAGGACCTGGCGGTCTGGTTCAACTCGCTGGTGGAACACGGGCTGACGCTCATGCTGGTTGTTGAGGAAGACCATATTCCAGCCTGTGTAACACACGTGCTGAAAATGGAAGCCGGAAAAATCTGCTGGGCTGGACCTAAAGCTGACTTTCGGGTGACAGAAGTGGACCGCGCTATGCTACCAGCACCGCCAAAACTTCAGACTCCAGCGCCGGCTATTGATTTTGATGAAGCTTTTCGGTTGGTCAACGTAACAGTTCGATACGGAGAGCAGCTGATTTTAAATAAAATAAACTGGACCGTTCGGGCGGGAGAACGCTGGGCGCTGATTGGGCAGAACGGCGCTGGTAAATCAGTGTTGCTGAGTTTGCTATACGGCGATCATCCACAGGCCTACGCCAACGAAATTTATATCTTCGGCCACCGGCGTGGCCGCCCCGGCGAAAGTATCTGGGATGTCAAGCGCCGAATAGGTTTTCTATCGCCCGAACTGCATCTGTATTTTCCTCAGCACTTAACAGCCCGGCAGGTGTCATTGACTGGTCTGACCGATACGTTGAACGTACCAGTCCGTATATCACCCCAGCACGAAGCGGATGTGCAGGCATTGCTCGAGTATTTTGGTTTGCTGGCCCTAAGCGCCCGTATGTTTGGTACGTTGTCGGCGGGGGAGCAGCGGCTGATTCTCCTCGTGAGAGCGTTGCTGAAAAATTCACCGCTGCTGCTGCTCGACGAGCCATTCCAGGTACTCGATGCAACCAAAGCTGAACTGGCCCGGCGCCTACTGGACGACCTGCCAGAAAAAACCGTACTGTTCATCACGCATGACCAGAACGAACTGCCAGCCAGTGTCGATCGACTTTACCGGTTAACCCCTAATTCCTGA
- a CDS encoding gluconate 2-dehydrogenase subunit 3 family protein — MNRRDALMRVAMLAGATMTLPALADTLEASAARRTLTGKPVFFTADQDATVAELADTIIPTTSTPGAKAAKVNEIIDVILKDCYKEADQKRFLEGLAQTNKMSQDAYGKAFAQLDSPQRTEIVKKLEAEAKQQKKDMASMQSAGAQADAQMPKAKAQRFSPFFTILKDLTLTGYFTSEIGCTQALEYVAVPGRYDGCVPLKAGQKAWAI; from the coding sequence ATGAATAGAAGAGACGCCCTCATGCGAGTGGCCATGCTGGCAGGTGCTACCATGACGCTGCCCGCGCTGGCGGATACACTTGAGGCCTCGGCGGCCCGGCGTACCCTCACCGGCAAACCGGTCTTCTTTACCGCCGACCAGGATGCGACGGTTGCTGAACTGGCCGACACCATCATTCCAACAACCAGTACACCGGGGGCTAAAGCCGCGAAGGTGAACGAAATCATTGATGTCATTCTGAAAGACTGCTACAAAGAAGCTGATCAGAAGCGCTTCCTTGAAGGGCTGGCTCAAACCAACAAGATGAGCCAGGATGCCTACGGAAAAGCGTTTGCGCAGCTCGATTCTCCGCAGCGGACTGAGATTGTGAAAAAGCTGGAAGCGGAAGCGAAACAGCAGAAGAAGGATATGGCCAGTATGCAGTCGGCTGGTGCACAGGCCGATGCGCAGATGCCAAAAGCCAAAGCACAACGGTTCTCGCCTTTCTTCACGATTCTGAAAGACCTGACCCTTACGGGCTATTTTACTTCGGAAATCGGATGTACGCAGGCACTTGAGTACGTAGCGGTTCCGGGTCGTTATGACGGTTGCGTGCCGCTCAAGGCTGGTCAAAAAGCGTGGGCTATCTAA
- a CDS encoding OmpA family protein → MSSSVSWAQTDSLLQQADRLLSWKAYGRAIDLYTQLLAKPAGQLNPTQRGLAQEQLAYAYQQVGDTGKSEQFYRLALEGKKNENPQILLRYAQVLAGNGRFQESQQYYEQYLKSKPNSFRPLPGPAGVAAAGENKNENVSYKLDYLDFNTMGEEFSPAFYQKGLVYVGGTRGSAAVSANSKANYLDLYYIPDRSQIKAKGYIMPDGSAKRVIPESSNKGWQLGADEYTRATANDFRTVMGYDVGINVSDGLGYGTRPVNPAKRFSESLNSKYHEGPVTFSSDGSRIFFTRTNYANGLIKLGKNQDNSSKLKLYTAVQKDGAWSSIEELPFNNNDYSVGHPSLSRDDKLLYFVSDMPGGKGGTDIYVARFENGKWGKPINLGEPINTPGDELFPFVDDSGNLYFSSTGHHGMGGLDIFYVALTNGQNGQVVDHLDAPINSAMDDFGFITDFNRRGGFLSSNRRNKTDDDIYRFTREGSLYSCRDLTMRLYDNATNMPLDSIMVVIKAQSEGSSEQSLVTDSTGLVQFCLESNNDFTVEANKDGFITGKVGFSTRFLTDDQPSRLEMAMTRPTVLIDTIGTTTSKTYTASPSALSKIGGVVISELNRQPLEGVTVRLRNECDQTQLEYVTKADGRYAFEVAEGCDYTLTASKPSYGTNTSRVKRLPTRSAPKEIDADLKMFSVGDVVTVDNIYYDLDQYSLQASAQRELNRIVAAMQRYPSLVIEIRSHTDSRGDAAHNKMLSIQRANEVANFLTSQGISRKRMRAIGMGESQPINNCVDGVICTEAEHQRNRRTEFKVIEIK, encoded by the coding sequence TTGAGCTCTAGCGTAAGCTGGGCACAGACAGATTCGCTGCTGCAGCAGGCCGATCGTCTGCTGAGCTGGAAAGCATACGGGCGTGCTATTGATTTATATACGCAGCTGCTGGCAAAACCAGCCGGTCAGCTCAATCCTACACAACGCGGACTAGCGCAGGAACAACTGGCTTATGCGTACCAACAGGTTGGCGATACGGGCAAATCCGAGCAGTTTTATCGGTTAGCACTGGAGGGGAAAAAGAATGAGAACCCGCAGATACTGCTTCGCTATGCACAGGTGCTGGCGGGTAATGGACGCTTCCAGGAGTCACAGCAGTATTATGAACAATATCTGAAGAGCAAGCCAAACAGCTTTCGGCCGTTACCAGGCCCTGCTGGCGTAGCAGCCGCTGGAGAAAACAAAAACGAGAACGTCTCGTACAAGCTTGACTACCTGGACTTCAACACAATGGGCGAAGAGTTCAGCCCGGCCTTCTATCAGAAAGGATTGGTGTACGTAGGCGGTACCCGTGGTAGTGCTGCTGTTTCGGCAAACAGCAAAGCCAATTACCTGGACCTGTATTATATTCCAGATCGTAGTCAGATTAAAGCCAAAGGATACATTATGCCCGATGGCTCGGCAAAGCGCGTTATTCCTGAGTCATCAAACAAAGGCTGGCAACTCGGTGCTGATGAGTATACGCGGGCCACGGCCAACGATTTTCGGACAGTCATGGGCTATGATGTCGGCATTAACGTATCGGACGGACTTGGCTATGGAACGCGCCCTGTCAATCCGGCAAAACGCTTCAGCGAATCGCTCAACTCAAAATACCACGAGGGGCCGGTTACGTTCTCGAGCGATGGATCCCGTATTTTCTTTACCCGGACTAACTACGCCAACGGCCTTATCAAGCTCGGCAAAAACCAGGATAATAGCAGCAAACTGAAGCTCTATACCGCTGTTCAGAAAGATGGCGCCTGGTCGTCGATTGAAGAGTTGCCGTTTAACAACAACGATTATTCAGTAGGGCATCCAAGCCTGAGCCGGGACGATAAGCTACTTTATTTTGTGTCGGATATGCCCGGCGGAAAAGGCGGAACTGATATTTACGTTGCCCGCTTCGAAAACGGAAAATGGGGTAAGCCAATCAATCTCGGTGAACCAATTAATACCCCCGGCGATGAGTTGTTTCCATTCGTGGACGATAGCGGGAATCTGTACTTCTCGTCTACTGGTCATCATGGCATGGGCGGACTCGATATTTTCTACGTAGCCCTTACCAACGGCCAGAATGGTCAGGTCGTCGACCACCTGGACGCGCCGATCAACTCGGCGATGGACGACTTTGGCTTCATTACGGATTTTAATCGGCGGGGGGGCTTTTTGAGCAGTAATCGACGTAATAAAACGGACGATGATATTTACCGGTTTACGCGGGAAGGTTCACTCTATAGCTGTCGTGATCTGACCATGCGGTTGTATGATAACGCAACGAACATGCCGCTCGACAGTATCATGGTCGTTATCAAAGCCCAGAGCGAGGGTAGTTCGGAGCAATCGCTGGTGACGGATAGTACCGGTCTGGTGCAGTTTTGCCTGGAAAGTAATAACGATTTCACCGTCGAGGCCAACAAAGATGGCTTCATCACCGGAAAAGTCGGTTTTAGTACCCGCTTCCTGACCGACGATCAGCCAAGTCGGCTTGAAATGGCTATGACGCGCCCAACCGTTCTGATCGATACCATCGGAACAACAACCTCGAAAACCTATACCGCCAGTCCATCTGCCTTGTCGAAAATTGGTGGGGTGGTTATCAGCGAGCTAAACCGTCAACCGCTCGAAGGGGTAACGGTCCGGCTACGTAACGAATGCGACCAGACTCAGCTGGAATACGTAACCAAAGCCGACGGGCGCTATGCGTTCGAGGTGGCGGAGGGATGCGATTATACCCTGACGGCCTCAAAGCCGTCGTATGGCACTAATACCAGCCGGGTCAAACGTTTACCGACCCGGTCGGCCCCCAAAGAGATCGATGCTGATCTGAAAATGTTCAGCGTTGGCGACGTGGTTACGGTCGATAACATCTATTACGACCTGGATCAATACAGCCTGCAGGCTAGTGCCCAACGCGAGCTGAACCGCATTGTTGCCGCCATGCAGCGCTACCCTTCGCTGGTAATCGAGATTCGTTCGCATACGGATAGCCGGGGGGATGCTGCCCATAACAAGATGCTGTCGATTCAGCGGGCTAACGAAGTCGCCAATTTTCTAACGTCGCAGGGCATTAGCCGCAAGCGGATGCGGGCCATCGGCATGGGCGAATCGCAGCCGATCAACAACTGCGTCGACGGGGTGATATGTACGGAAGCTGAGCATCAGCGGAACCGACGTACTGAATTTAAAGTGATCGAAATTAAATAG
- a CDS encoding IS982 family transposase, which produces MLREDKALKLIEIFITCDDFCNVLTQWQMQQGTLPTIRQGELTDSEMLAITIFYHHSGAKCFQYYYQDWVEAQLRSYFPKLISYERFVARMPRLLPGLFVLLKWLCAQGQRTGFYIVDSKPLAVCDNHRIQANKVFAGLAARGKSSMGWFFGLKAHLVINQYGELINFIITPGNVSDNNASLLPELLADLQGQCFGDRGYLTKLFAEFYQRGLHLVTKLRRRMKNTLMPLSDKLNLRKRGLIESVNALLTSVFDLEHTRHRSALNSQINVLAGLIAYCFHDRKPSIVIPVQKRIYP; this is translated from the coding sequence ATGCTTCGCGAAGATAAGGCCCTTAAACTAATTGAGATCTTCATCACCTGTGATGATTTTTGCAATGTCCTGACCCAGTGGCAAATGCAGCAAGGCACCTTGCCCACTATTCGACAGGGCGAGTTAACCGACAGTGAGATGTTAGCGATCACAATCTTCTATCATCATTCAGGGGCCAAATGCTTTCAGTACTATTACCAAGACTGGGTAGAGGCTCAACTAAGGAGTTATTTTCCCAAGTTGATCAGTTACGAGCGATTCGTGGCCCGTATGCCTCGCTTACTACCTGGACTTTTTGTACTCTTAAAATGGCTTTGTGCCCAAGGCCAGCGAACCGGCTTCTACATTGTCGATAGTAAACCGCTGGCCGTCTGTGATAACCATCGCATCCAGGCCAATAAGGTCTTTGCTGGCCTGGCCGCCCGTGGGAAGTCCTCTATGGGCTGGTTCTTTGGGCTAAAAGCGCATTTAGTCATTAATCAGTACGGCGAGTTAATCAATTTTATCATTACGCCTGGTAATGTCTCGGACAACAACGCCAGCTTATTGCCAGAACTACTGGCGGATTTGCAGGGACAGTGCTTTGGCGACCGGGGGTATTTGACTAAACTGTTTGCCGAGTTTTACCAGCGAGGTCTTCATTTAGTAACCAAGCTTCGACGCCGGATGAAGAACACCTTGATGCCCTTGAGTGATAAACTCAACTTACGCAAGCGCGGCTTAATCGAATCGGTCAATGCCTTGCTAACATCGGTCTTCGACCTCGAACACACTCGCCATCGGAGTGCGCTTAATAGCCAGATCAATGTCTTGGCAGGTTTGATCGCTTATTGTTTTCATGACCGTAAGCCATCTATTGTGATCCCAGTTCAAAAACGCATTTATCCATAA
- a CDS encoding GMC oxidoreductase — MNLNIDAVKDMTYDAIVVGSGISGGWAAKELTQKGLKVLMLERGRDIKHIEGYETATKNPWEFPHRGRVTTQAAEEYWANMRTGYTANEEWRHHFENDKENPYLEKPNRQVDWIRGYHVGGRSLMWGRQSYRWNKEDFMANAKEGIGVDWPIRYEDLAPWYTYVEGFAGISGNKDGLDVLPDGNFLPPMQLNCLEKEAKKRIEKMFPARTLTIGRVAHLTEPKQQHYDLGRAACQFRNQCMRGCPYGAYFSTQAATLPAAMKTGRLTLRPDSIVSEILYDEKKGKATGVRVIDQNTKQVREYYAKIIFLNASAFASTSILMNSKSHRFPNGMGNESDQLGRNIMDHHLAVGAAGTFEGMEDQYYYGRRANGVYVPRYRNWGNDKRDYVRGFGYQGGAGRGGWNRGNGMDGFGADFKESLTTPGPWTMSLGGFGEMIADPNNRMTLSPDQKDKWGLPLIVFDAAYGENEKKMRKDMMNDAAEMLEAAGLKNVTAYNDESKHPGIGIHEMGTARMGRDPKTSVLNAHNQIHSVKNVFNTDGACMTSASCVNPSLTYMALTARAADFAVKEMKKGNL, encoded by the coding sequence ATGAATCTTAATATAGATGCAGTAAAAGATATGACCTACGATGCTATTGTCGTAGGCTCAGGAATATCGGGTGGCTGGGCTGCCAAAGAGCTGACACAGAAGGGTCTTAAAGTCCTCATGCTGGAGCGCGGGCGCGATATCAAGCACATCGAAGGCTACGAAACCGCCACCAAGAACCCCTGGGAATTCCCACACCGGGGCCGGGTAACGACGCAGGCCGCCGAGGAATACTGGGCGAACATGCGCACCGGTTACACGGCGAACGAAGAATGGCGTCATCACTTCGAGAACGATAAGGAAAACCCATATCTCGAAAAGCCAAACCGTCAGGTCGACTGGATTCGTGGGTACCACGTCGGTGGTCGGTCGCTGATGTGGGGTCGTCAGAGCTACCGCTGGAATAAAGAAGACTTTATGGCCAATGCCAAAGAAGGCATCGGTGTCGACTGGCCCATCCGGTACGAAGACCTGGCTCCCTGGTACACCTACGTTGAAGGCTTTGCCGGGATCTCGGGAAACAAAGATGGGCTCGACGTGCTGCCAGACGGTAACTTCCTGCCGCCCATGCAACTCAACTGCTTGGAGAAAGAAGCAAAAAAACGGATCGAGAAGATGTTTCCGGCCCGTACCCTGACCATTGGCCGGGTTGCTCACTTAACGGAACCCAAGCAGCAACACTACGATCTGGGTCGGGCGGCTTGCCAGTTCCGGAACCAGTGTATGCGTGGTTGCCCCTACGGTGCTTATTTCAGCACGCAGGCGGCTACCCTGCCAGCGGCCATGAAAACGGGCCGTTTAACGCTGCGTCCCGATTCGATCGTATCAGAGATATTGTACGACGAGAAGAAAGGCAAAGCGACCGGCGTTCGGGTCATTGACCAGAACACGAAGCAGGTGCGGGAATACTACGCCAAAATCATTTTCCTGAACGCGTCGGCCTTTGCGAGTACGTCGATCCTGATGAACTCCAAGTCGCACCGCTTCCCGAACGGGATGGGTAACGAATCGGATCAGCTGGGCCGTAACATCATGGACCACCACCTGGCCGTAGGAGCTGCTGGTACGTTCGAAGGCATGGAAGATCAGTACTACTACGGCCGCCGGGCAAACGGTGTCTATGTACCACGCTACCGGAACTGGGGCAACGACAAGCGCGACTACGTCCGGGGCTTCGGCTACCAGGGTGGTGCCGGTCGGGGCGGCTGGAACCGGGGTAACGGCATGGACGGTTTCGGTGCTGACTTCAAAGAAAGCTTGACAACGCCAGGCCCATGGACAATGAGCCTGGGCGGCTTCGGTGAGATGATTGCCGATCCAAACAACCGCATGACTCTCTCGCCCGACCAGAAAGACAAGTGGGGTCTGCCCTTGATCGTATTCGACGCAGCCTACGGCGAGAACGAGAAGAAGATGCGGAAAGACATGATGAACGACGCAGCCGAAATGCTCGAAGCGGCTGGTCTTAAAAATGTAACTGCCTACAACGACGAATCGAAGCACCCAGGTATTGGTATTCACGAAATGGGTACGGCCCGGATGGGACGCGATCCTAAGACATCGGTGCTGAACGCCCACAACCAAATTCACTCGGTGAAAAACGTATTCAACACCGATGGTGCCTGTATGACGTCGGCTTCGTGCGTGAACCCGTCGCTGACCTACATGGCACTGACGGCCCGGGCGGCTGACTTTGCGGTGAAAGAGATGAAAAAGGGAAATCTGTAA
- a CDS encoding M1 family metallopeptidase, translating into MKKIVLWAGLWAAGLTAFAQSGSSSSTTSKYDPLALFHPLFNMQPGTDYRAASGVPGPKYWQNRADYQINVTLDEPKNLISGDVTISYKNNSPESLPFLWLQLDQNAFSDTSRAAKTTPVSGGRFGNLDFAGGVKIASVTTEPGKGRATASPYVITDTRMQVKLSEPLKPGGEVKIKVTYSFTIPEYGSDRMGKLTRKDGVIYEIAQWYPRMCVYDDIQGWNVLPYLGAGEFYLEYGDFEYNVTVPWDHIVAGSGELLNPNDVLTSEQQKRLAQARQSDKTVIIRSKDEVKNADSRPKKSGMLTWKFKCVNTRDVAWASSRGFIWDAAKMNLPSGKASLAQSVYPVESATDDSWNRSTEYVKGCIEFYSKYLYEYSYPVATNVAGIVGGMEYPGIVFCNHRDKKDALWGVTDHEFGHNWFPMIVGNNERKFPWMDEGFNTFINTLSTKNFNNGEYDRERGTMHDIAPALFQPTEPIMTIPDVQAPRALGILAYYKPGMGLKLLREVILGPERFDYAFKHYVDEWAFKHPTPYDFFRSIENAAGEDLGWFWRGFFYETWKLDQGVKEVKYVDGSAEKGSLISIENLDKMAMPATVEITESNGKKGRVNLPVEVWQRGATWTFKYGSTSAIKTVVLDPDEKLPDVNEKNNTWRGDAQ; encoded by the coding sequence ATGAAAAAAATCGTTCTCTGGGCGGGATTGTGGGCTGCTGGCCTGACAGCCTTCGCTCAGTCAGGCTCATCTTCATCAACAACGTCCAAGTATGATCCGCTGGCTCTGTTTCACCCACTCTTTAACATGCAGCCGGGCACCGATTACCGGGCTGCAAGTGGCGTACCGGGCCCAAAATACTGGCAGAATCGGGCCGATTATCAGATCAATGTAACATTGGATGAGCCCAAGAATTTGATCTCGGGCGACGTAACAATCAGTTATAAAAATAACTCACCGGAGTCGCTCCCGTTTCTGTGGCTGCAACTGGACCAGAACGCGTTCAGTGATACATCACGGGCGGCTAAAACTACGCCGGTTTCGGGTGGGCGCTTCGGTAACCTTGATTTTGCCGGTGGTGTGAAAATCGCCAGCGTAACCACCGAGCCGGGTAAAGGCAGAGCTACGGCTTCCCCCTATGTCATCACGGACACCCGGATGCAGGTAAAACTGAGCGAACCGCTGAAACCGGGCGGAGAGGTAAAAATCAAAGTGACGTACTCATTCACAATTCCGGAGTACGGCTCAGACCGCATGGGAAAACTGACCCGGAAAGACGGCGTCATCTACGAAATTGCGCAGTGGTATCCACGCATGTGCGTTTATGACGACATCCAGGGCTGGAACGTACTGCCTTACCTAGGCGCGGGCGAGTTTTATCTGGAATACGGCGATTTTGAATACAATGTCACTGTACCCTGGGATCATATCGTTGCTGGCTCGGGCGAACTCCTGAATCCAAACGATGTCCTGACGTCTGAGCAGCAGAAGCGTCTGGCGCAGGCTCGTCAGAGCGATAAGACGGTTATTATCCGTAGCAAGGATGAGGTGAAGAACGCGGATTCACGGCCTAAGAAATCGGGTATGCTTACCTGGAAGTTCAAATGCGTCAACACGCGCGATGTGGCCTGGGCCTCGTCACGGGGCTTTATCTGGGATGCGGCTAAAATGAACCTGCCAAGCGGTAAAGCGTCGCTGGCGCAGTCGGTGTATCCCGTTGAGAGTGCTACTGACGATTCCTGGAATCGCTCGACGGAGTACGTAAAAGGCTGTATCGAGTTTTACTCAAAATACCTGTACGAATACAGCTACCCCGTGGCAACGAACGTAGCTGGGATCGTGGGGGGGATGGAGTACCCGGGTATAGTTTTTTGTAATCACCGTGACAAGAAAGACGCACTGTGGGGAGTAACCGACCATGAGTTCGGCCACAACTGGTTCCCGATGATTGTAGGAAACAACGAACGGAAATTCCCCTGGATGGATGAAGGGTTCAACACATTCATCAACACCCTGTCGACGAAGAATTTCAATAATGGTGAATATGATCGGGAGCGGGGCACCATGCATGATATTGCACCAGCGCTGTTTCAGCCAACCGAACCCATTATGACCATTCCTGACGTACAGGCTCCTCGTGCGCTGGGTATCCTGGCGTATTATAAGCCTGGCATGGGCCTGAAACTGCTACGTGAAGTAATTCTGGGACCAGAGCGCTTCGATTATGCATTCAAACACTACGTTGATGAGTGGGCGTTCAAACACCCGACACCGTACGACTTCTTCCGGAGCATTGAAAACGCTGCGGGTGAAGACCTGGGCTGGTTCTGGCGCGGCTTCTTCTACGAAACCTGGAAACTGGATCAGGGCGTTAAAGAAGTGAAATACGTAGATGGCTCGGCTGAAAAAGGCTCTCTGATTTCCATCGAAAATCTTGACAAAATGGCGATGCCTGCCACCGTTGAAATTACGGAGAGTAATGGCAAAAAAGGCCGCGTGAACCTACCTGTCGAAGTGTGGCAGCGGGGTGCAACCTGGACCTTCAAATACGGATCGACTTCGGCCATCAAAACGGTGGTGCTGGACCCGGATGAGAAACTTCCAGATGTCAACGAAAAGAACAACACCTGGCGTGGTGATGCGCAGTAA
- the ispE gene encoding 4-(cytidine 5'-diphospho)-2-C-methyl-D-erythritol kinase, whose amino-acid sequence MLVFPNAKINIGLRITEKRADGFHNLQSCFYPVGWTDALEIIPADEFSFSSSGIPIPGDPARNLCVKAYALVKADYSLPPVQMHLHKNVPIGAGLGGGSADAAFALTMLNDRFGLNLTTHQLEEYARQLGSDCAFFIQNKPMYCLEKGDVFEGIDTDLTGYYIVLVYPNLGISTAEAYAGVRPQQPAESLRSQLEQPITNWRKIIHNDFEDSLFPRYPLLKRLKEQLYELGAVYASMSGSGSTVYGIFNAPLVDTNQFSDYSVFQTRL is encoded by the coding sequence ATGCTTGTTTTCCCTAACGCTAAAATCAATATTGGTCTGCGCATTACCGAAAAACGCGCCGATGGTTTTCATAACCTCCAATCGTGTTTTTACCCGGTGGGCTGGACTGACGCGCTGGAAATAATCCCCGCCGACGAATTCAGCTTTTCGAGCAGTGGTATCCCCATTCCGGGCGACCCGGCCCGAAACCTTTGTGTAAAGGCGTACGCACTGGTAAAGGCCGATTATTCACTGCCGCCGGTACAAATGCACCTGCATAAGAACGTACCGATTGGGGCGGGGCTGGGTGGCGGATCGGCTGACGCTGCTTTTGCCCTGACGATGCTGAATGATCGATTCGGCTTGAACCTAACGACTCACCAGCTCGAAGAATACGCCCGGCAACTAGGCAGCGACTGTGCCTTTTTTATCCAGAACAAACCAATGTACTGTCTGGAGAAGGGGGACGTGTTCGAGGGAATTGACACTGATCTTACAGGCTATTACATTGTGCTGGTATACCCAAATTTGGGCATTTCCACCGCCGAAGCCTACGCAGGGGTGAGGCCGCAGCAACCCGCCGAATCGCTACGTAGCCAACTCGAACAGCCAATTACCAACTGGCGGAAAATCATACACAACGATTTTGAGGACAGCCTGTTTCCCCGATATCCGCTATTGAAGCGGCTCAAAGAGCAGTTATATGAACTAGGAGCAGTTTACGCCAGTATGAGTGGTTCAGGGTCGACGGTGTACGGAATCTTCAATGCCCCCCTGGTTGACACAAACCAATTTTCAGATTACAGCGTTTTTCAAACAAGACTCTGA